Proteins from a genomic interval of Treponema succinifaciens DSM 2489:
- a CDS encoding sensor histidine kinase, producing the protein MQEALQNIKNHAGAKEVTVFFKRNRLAAEPVEPARQKAALSKAISARAMTAKNSRSHLKIIISDDGCGMDEELVKEINSAIFEKSKESHFGVRNICERVKLLNGKVTFSSAPDFGTHITVEV; encoded by the coding sequence GTGCAGGAAGCGCTGCAGAATATAAAAAATCACGCGGGCGCAAAGGAAGTTACGGTGTTTTTTAAAAGAAACCGATTGGCGGCTGAGCCTGTTGAACCCGCCAGGCAAAAAGCGGCATTGTCAAAGGCCATTTCGGCACGAGCGATGACCGCAAAAAATTCACGAAGCCATCTTAAAATCATAATTTCTGACGACGGCTGCGGAATGGACGAGGAGCTTGTAAAAGAGATAAACTCCGCTATTTTTGAAAAGTCCAAGGAATCCCATTTTGGAGTCCGCAATATTTGTGAGAGGGTAAAGCTTCTTAATGGAAAAGTGACGTTTTCTTCTGCCCCGGATTTTGGAACGCATATAACGGTGGAGGTTTAA
- a CDS encoding histidine kinase, giving the protein MALKESVQNQIALCISLAEGLQPLILEKENHKEEILLAVHEMDKVFMSFLKDKNASLKETHQKLYVFFIYFTLTILIGGAILVVLNIKEGLEKDKILYSSQVFLKHSILIQEAERKRISRELHDSVAQNLRYVSLLAENISDKDTAAKIIETQNQNIENIRNLCYNLTPPSITKDNLLSLVNVFAKKIFGESFQFRLIAENDVDFSCLNADELLRIFTGLCRKRCRI; this is encoded by the coding sequence ATGGCATTAAAAGAGTCGGTGCAGAATCAGATTGCGTTATGCATTTCCCTTGCAGAAGGCTTACAGCCGCTTATATTGGAAAAAGAAAATCATAAGGAAGAGATTTTGCTTGCCGTTCACGAGATGGACAAGGTTTTTATGAGCTTTCTTAAAGACAAAAACGCATCTCTTAAAGAAACGCACCAAAAACTGTACGTATTCTTCATTTATTTTACGCTTACGATTTTGATTGGCGGAGCGATTCTTGTCGTTTTGAACATAAAAGAAGGGCTTGAAAAAGATAAAATACTTTACAGTTCGCAAGTCTTTTTGAAACATTCGATTTTGATTCAGGAAGCTGAGCGGAAAAGAATCAGCCGTGAGCTTCACGATAGCGTTGCGCAGAATTTGCGGTATGTTTCTCTTCTTGCAGAAAATATTTCTGATAAAGACACGGCGGCTAAAATTATTGAAACGCAAAATCAAAATATCGAGAACATCAGAAATCTTTGCTACAACCTGACTCCGCCGAGCATTACAAAAGACAATCTGCTTTCTTTGGTGAATGTTTTTGCAAAAAAGATTTTTGGCGAATCTTTTCAATTCCGTCTGATTGCGGAAAACGATGTTGATTTTTCTTGCTTGAATGCCGACGAGCTTTTGAGAATATTTACCGGATTGTGCAGGAAGCGCTGCAGAATATAA
- a CDS encoding PcfJ domain-containing protein, whose translation MRTGDGKIETVEVKDEDRYCFYVTQSSAELRTVGSEMHNCVGWCYTELARKKYCTIVYAKYKNKYRICIEVSPKFSIRQALGPGNRVLQGEDLLAYQEWCRAKNIKFKKVF comes from the coding sequence ATTCGCACAGGTGACGGAAAAATTGAAACTGTCGAAGTAAAAGATGAAGACCGTTATTGTTTTTATGTGACCCAAAGCTCCGCAGAACTGAGGACAGTCGGAAGTGAAATGCACAATTGCGTGGGCTGGTGTTATACAGAACTGGCTCGCAAAAAATATTGCACAATCGTGTATGCAAAATACAAGAATAAGTATAGGATTTGCATTGAAGTTTCACCAAAATTCAGCATCCGTCAGGCACTAGGACCAGGAAATCGGGTTTTACAGGGCGAAGATTTACTTGCATATCAGGAATGGTGCCGTGCAAAGAATATAAAATTCAAGAAAGTCTTTTAA
- a CDS encoding ISAs1 family transposase — MVKFPLGGIMLLRESLEEIDDFRVKRCRKFELADIFLLVLFGLLSGIKDIEHIAEWAEEAEESIKGLVKFEFGPPSADTILRVFRNVNADKIEKVFIKWAHGIYEKVKIEPDRTIVAIDGKTMCGSNKVTGAKGIHIVSAWADELSLILGQVKTDEKSNEITAIPELLELIDIRGMIITIDAMGCQKKICEKIKEKKADYVLSLKGNQSTTHEAVKDFFSMDEKELAKYGVIKSEKECNPDHGRIENRQYYLCTNLSWLENKDEWPGLKAVAMAREERTVNGKTSTDIRFFLTSLDNIELVKKSIRLHWGIENRLHWCLDMTFNEDYKRHRKDHSPENMTVMRRLALNILRQAEKPENKKQDSLSKRTIWFRENRQFRQTVLRLL, encoded by the coding sequence ATGGTAAAATTCCCCTTGGGTGGAATTATGCTTTTAAGAGAAAGTCTGGAAGAAATAGACGATTTTAGAGTAAAAAGGTGCAGGAAGTTTGAACTGGCTGATATTTTCCTGCTGGTTTTGTTCGGGCTGCTAAGCGGCATCAAGGACATTGAGCACATAGCTGAATGGGCGGAGGAAGCGGAAGAGTCCATCAAGGGGCTGGTGAAGTTTGAGTTCGGTCCGCCAAGTGCCGACACAATTCTCCGGGTTTTCAGAAATGTGAACGCAGATAAAATCGAGAAAGTTTTTATAAAGTGGGCTCATGGAATTTACGAGAAAGTAAAAATTGAACCGGACAGAACAATTGTTGCCATCGACGGAAAGACGATGTGCGGCTCAAACAAGGTCACGGGAGCAAAGGGAATTCACATTGTAAGTGCATGGGCAGATGAACTGTCCCTCATTCTTGGGCAGGTAAAGACAGATGAAAAGTCAAATGAAATCACTGCAATTCCTGAGCTTCTGGAACTGATTGATATAAGGGGAATGATAATCACAATCGATGCAATGGGCTGCCAGAAAAAAATCTGCGAGAAAATTAAGGAAAAAAAAGCAGACTATGTTCTTTCTTTGAAAGGAAATCAAAGCACGACACACGAAGCCGTAAAAGACTTTTTCTCTATGGATGAAAAGGAGCTTGCAAAATACGGAGTTATAAAAAGCGAAAAGGAATGTAATCCTGACCATGGACGAATTGAAAACAGGCAGTATTACCTGTGCACGAACCTGTCGTGGCTGGAGAATAAAGATGAGTGGCCGGGACTTAAGGCTGTTGCCATGGCACGGGAAGAACGGACTGTAAATGGAAAAACTTCCACAGACATCAGGTTTTTTCTAACTTCACTTGATAACATTGAACTTGTGAAAAAATCAATTCGACTACACTGGGGAATTGAAAACCGCCTTCACTGGTGTCTTGATATGACTTTCAATGAGGACTACAAAAGGCACCGAAAGGATCATAGTCCGGAAAACATGACAGTTATGCGCCGGCTTGCATTAAATATCTTACGCCAAGCAGAAAAACCGGAGAATAAAAAACAGGACAGTTTAAGCAAGCGCACGATCTGGTTTCGGGAAAACCGCCAGTTCCGCCAAACGGTTTTAAGGCTCCTTTAA
- a CDS encoding penicillin-binding protein activator LpoB: MKKFAFLFAAVFTGLIMVSCGSTKVSRVDSDEVIDLDGYWNESDVRIVCDSLIEECISSPRIAKFEGQQGRAPVVIIDSIRNQSSEHIDTSIVEKKFQTAIINSGVMEFVSSSTERQALREEKADQADHSTYDTAKEMDQETGADFMLKGSVKTIVQSAGDKTVRTYYVYAELHDIRTNKIVWMAENDSIKKVIKRQKAKL; the protein is encoded by the coding sequence ATGAAGAAGTTTGCTTTTTTGTTTGCAGCTGTTTTCACTGGTCTTATAATGGTTTCATGCGGAAGTACAAAAGTTTCTCGCGTTGATTCTGATGAGGTTATTGATTTAGACGGCTACTGGAACGAGTCTGATGTCCGCATTGTTTGTGATTCTCTTATTGAAGAATGTATAAGTTCTCCTAGAATTGCAAAATTTGAAGGACAGCAGGGGCGTGCTCCAGTTGTTATAATTGATTCTATACGCAATCAGAGCAGCGAGCATATTGATACTTCGATTGTTGAGAAGAAATTTCAGACTGCAATAATTAATTCTGGTGTTATGGAATTTGTTTCTAGTAGCACAGAAAGACAGGCACTTAGAGAAGAAAAGGCTGATCAGGCTGACCATTCAACTTATGATACTGCAAAGGAAATGGATCAGGAAACTGGAGCTGACTTCATGCTTAAAGGTTCTGTTAAGACTATTGTTCAGTCCGCTGGCGACAAAACTGTAAGAACTTATTATGTTTATGCAGAGTTGCATGACATTAGAACAAATAAAATTGTTTGGATGGCAGAAAACGACAGCATAAAGAAAGTTATTAAACGTCAGAAAGCAAAGCTCTAG
- a CDS encoding LPP20 family lipoprotein, with protein sequence MYKITNFFALLICGISVCFAARVKEPTWVSVPKKVYNPEKYLSYVGKAKDKSQAELLAVEGIASVFEQDVASASVSSSRMEQASNEGKVAIAKSQNFNSKIMRKVDVDSLVGIEIKEYWTDAEKNIYVIAVLDKPKTSLLYSNMIEKNNAEIKKLLNAKTDDEFSFENYARIDFAREISVLNEKYLSRLSVIDFDKASELEKQTVSAADINAMLLQIAKQIPVYVYFQNDSDGRVRSAYAKMLNSFGFRTSQERNERYSFTGSMNFEQNIPKDKSSVQCRYTFKADLKDSAFAQNLFTLSFDGRNSSNSYSDAQNRALRAIEARAAGNSTEEFRKFLQNIVVHY encoded by the coding sequence ATGTATAAAATAACTAATTTTTTTGCATTGCTTATTTGCGGAATTTCAGTTTGTTTCGCTGCCCGCGTAAAAGAACCAACTTGGGTGAGTGTTCCGAAAAAAGTTTACAATCCTGAAAAATATCTTTCTTACGTTGGAAAAGCAAAAGATAAATCTCAGGCAGAACTTCTTGCGGTAGAAGGAATTGCTTCTGTTTTTGAGCAGGATGTTGCTTCTGCTTCTGTGTCTTCTTCAAGAATGGAACAGGCAAGTAATGAAGGAAAAGTTGCAATTGCAAAGTCTCAGAATTTCAATTCAAAGATAATGCGGAAAGTTGACGTTGACTCTCTTGTCGGCATTGAAATCAAAGAATATTGGACTGATGCTGAAAAAAACATTTATGTTATTGCGGTTCTTGACAAGCCGAAAACTTCGCTCCTTTATTCCAATATGATTGAAAAAAACAATGCGGAAATCAAAAAACTTTTGAACGCCAAAACAGACGATGAATTTTCTTTTGAAAATTATGCGCGGATTGACTTTGCACGTGAAATTTCTGTTTTAAATGAAAAATATCTTTCACGCCTTTCTGTTATTGATTTTGACAAGGCTTCAGAATTGGAAAAGCAGACTGTGAGCGCCGCTGATATAAATGCGATGCTTCTTCAGATTGCAAAGCAAATTCCAGTTTATGTTTATTTTCAGAATGATTCTGACGGCAGAGTTCGTTCCGCTTATGCAAAAATGCTGAATTCGTTTGGCTTTAGAACTTCGCAGGAAAGAAATGAACGCTATTCGTTTACAGGAAGCATGAACTTTGAGCAGAATATTCCAAAAGACAAAAGTTCTGTTCAGTGCAGATATACTTTTAAAGCTGATTTGAAGGATTCTGCATTTGCGCAAAATCTTTTTACACTTTCATTTGACGGAAGAAATTCAAGCAATTCTTATTCTGATGCACAGAACCGTGCTTTGCGTGCTATTGAAGCTCGTGCCGCTGGAAATTCTACAGAAGAATTTAGGAAATTTTTGCAGAATATTGTAGTTCATTATTGA
- the htpG gene encoding molecular chaperone HtpG has product MAKYQFQTEVNQLLKLIIHSMYSNKDIFLREIVSNASDALDKLKYLTVSDDKYKDVAFNPRIDISFNEEKKILSVQDSGIGMDEEDLTNNLGTIARSGTKAFIDMLSKNGSGSSDLIGQFGVGFYSAFMAASKIDVYTRKAAGNGKVLHWSSDGTNSYEIEELTEKSEAYCQYGFDKSETVGSVIEIHLNDDSKDYASRWKIDELIKKYSNHIAFPIYLHYVQTKYNKDGKAEGTENKVDQVNSASALWKRNKSELKKEDYNDFYKTISHDGTDPLMYVHTHAEGTQEYTTLFYVPRTAPFDMYQADYKSGVKLYVKRVFITDDDRELLPSYLRFIRGVIDSEDLPLNVSREILQQNRILETIKTQSVKKLLSEFKKLGDEAKKLEAKTEISDGEKETLEKWHDFVKSYNRPLKEGLYSDFANRDEIAEIIRFKSTADEGSGENKWTSFADYVQRMKPDQKSIYYISGSDEKNLRSSPLLEAYKKKGFEVLIMADDIDDIVIPAYGKYKDFELKSVSRAGSDEELGVDKEEAKKKEEAFKPVQEKIKKALEGRVKDVVLSKRLSDSPSCIVVDENDPSLQMERMMKAMGQGGGDFVKPILEINADHAIVKKLEGHVSEDFVKNVSEVLLDQALLVSGAELKDPADFVKSLNSLLAE; this is encoded by the coding sequence ATGGCAAAATATCAGTTTCAGACGGAAGTTAATCAGCTTTTAAAACTTATCATTCATTCAATGTATTCAAACAAAGATATTTTTCTGCGTGAAATTGTTTCAAACGCTTCAGATGCGTTGGACAAATTAAAATATCTTACGGTTTCTGATGATAAATATAAGGATGTTGCTTTTAATCCTCGCATAGACATTTCTTTCAATGAAGAAAAAAAGATTCTTTCAGTTCAGGATTCAGGAATCGGAATGGACGAAGAGGATCTTACAAATAATTTGGGAACAATCGCGCGTTCTGGAACAAAAGCCTTTATCGATATGCTTTCTAAAAATGGAAGCGGCTCTTCGGATTTGATTGGGCAGTTTGGTGTTGGTTTTTACAGTGCATTTATGGCGGCGAGCAAAATTGATGTTTACACAAGGAAAGCTGCTGGCAACGGAAAAGTTTTGCATTGGTCAAGCGACGGAACAAATTCCTATGAAATTGAAGAACTCACGGAAAAATCAGAAGCTTACTGTCAGTATGGATTTGACAAATCTGAAACTGTTGGTTCCGTTATTGAAATTCATTTGAATGACGATTCCAAAGATTATGCTTCAAGATGGAAAATTGACGAGCTTATAAAAAAATATTCAAATCATATTGCTTTCCCGATTTATCTTCATTATGTTCAGACAAAATACAACAAGGACGGAAAGGCTGAAGGAACTGAAAATAAAGTTGACCAGGTAAATTCTGCCAGCGCGCTTTGGAAGCGGAACAAGAGCGAACTTAAAAAAGAAGATTACAATGATTTTTATAAGACAATCAGCCATGATGGAACAGATCCGCTGATGTACGTTCACACTCATGCGGAAGGAACTCAGGAATACACGACTTTATTTTATGTTCCACGCACTGCGCCGTTCGATATGTATCAGGCTGACTACAAAAGCGGCGTTAAACTTTATGTAAAGCGTGTTTTTATAACTGATGATGACCGTGAGCTTTTGCCGTCTTATTTGCGTTTTATCCGCGGTGTTATTGATTCGGAAGATTTGCCTTTGAACGTGAGCCGTGAAATTCTTCAGCAAAACAGAATTCTTGAAACTATAAAAACTCAGTCTGTAAAAAAACTTTTAAGCGAATTCAAAAAGCTTGGTGATGAGGCAAAAAAGCTTGAAGCAAAAACTGAGATTTCAGATGGTGAAAAAGAAACTCTTGAAAAATGGCACGATTTTGTAAAGTCATACAATCGTCCTTTAAAAGAAGGTCTTTATTCTGATTTTGCAAACCGTGATGAAATTGCAGAGATAATACGTTTTAAGTCAACTGCGGATGAAGGCAGTGGTGAAAACAAATGGACAAGTTTTGCCGATTATGTTCAGCGCATGAAACCTGATCAAAAATCAATTTACTATATCAGTGGAAGCGATGAAAAAAATCTTCGTTCTTCTCCTTTGCTTGAGGCTTATAAAAAGAAAGGATTTGAAGTTCTTATCATGGCGGATGACATAGACGATATTGTTATTCCTGCATACGGAAAATACAAGGACTTTGAGCTTAAATCAGTTAGTCGCGCCGGAAGTGATGAAGAGCTTGGAGTTGACAAGGAAGAAGCTAAGAAAAAAGAGGAAGCTTTCAAGCCTGTTCAGGAAAAAATAAAGAAAGCTCTTGAAGGCCGCGTAAAGGATGTTGTTCTTTCAAAGCGTCTTTCTGACAGTCCGAGCTGCATTGTTGTGGACGAGAATGATCCGAGCCTTCAGATGGAACGTATGATGAAAGCGATGGGACAAGGCGGCGGAGATTTTGTAAAGCCGATTCTTGAAATAAATGCGGATCACGCAATTGTAAAAAAACTGGAAGGTCATGTTTCAGAAGATTTTGTAAAAAATGTAAGTGAAGTTCTTCTTGATCAGGCGCTTCTTGTAAGCGGCGCGGAATTAAAAGATCCTGCTGATTTTGTAAAATCACTGAATTCTTTGCTCGCTGAATAA
- a CDS encoding GTP pyrophosphokinase: MEKIETPDEYLVEHDNDHLQGKELAKISSLNEINSMNPNDFIKMAFEFQKLMMIYESAIKQVVTKLEILNKEYKVTGRRNPIETIKSRIKSPESIAEKLEKRKLPFTFESMTENLTDVAGVRVICPYISDIYTIRDILLKQPDIKLLKEKDYIKEPKKSGYRSLHIVVETIVYLSNTEHRVPVEIQLRTIAMDFWASLEHELRYKTESHIPAGIRRELLRCAETIAMTDREMEEIAIELQALD; the protein is encoded by the coding sequence ATGGAAAAAATTGAAACTCCTGATGAATATTTAGTGGAACACGACAATGATCATTTGCAGGGAAAAGAGCTTGCAAAAATTTCATCATTGAATGAAATCAACTCGATGAATCCTAATGATTTTATAAAGATGGCTTTTGAATTTCAGAAGCTCATGATGATTTACGAAAGCGCAATAAAGCAGGTTGTTACAAAACTTGAAATTTTAAACAAAGAATATAAAGTTACAGGCAGAAGAAATCCGATTGAAACAATAAAATCCAGAATAAAATCACCTGAAAGCATTGCCGAAAAACTTGAAAAACGAAAATTGCCGTTTACATTTGAGTCTATGACAGAAAATCTTACGGATGTTGCCGGTGTTCGTGTAATCTGTCCTTACATTTCGGATATTTACACTATAAGGGATATTCTTTTAAAGCAGCCGGACATAAAGCTTTTGAAAGAAAAGGATTACATAAAAGAGCCCAAGAAATCCGGCTACAGAAGTCTGCACATTGTTGTTGAAACGATTGTTTATCTTTCGAATACCGAGCATAGGGTTCCAGTTGAAATTCAGCTTAGAACAATTGCAATGGATTTTTGGGCGAGTCTTGAGCATGAACTTAGGTACAAAACTGAATCTCATATTCCAGCCGGGATTCGCCGTGAGCTTTTGAGATGCGCGGAAACAATCGCAATGACTGACCGTGAAATGGAAGAAATTGCAATTGAGCTTCAGGCTTTGGATTGA
- a CDS encoding metal-dependent transcriptional regulator yields MSELHESGEDYLEAILRLKEENGVARSVDVAKRLGVSKPSVSRAMSILGENGYITTGHIGSLELTEKGQKKAESVYARHVLLTDFLVKITGVDKAHAEENACRIEHDIDEDIKDGIQKWMEQNK; encoded by the coding sequence TTGTCAGAATTACACGAGTCCGGTGAAGACTATCTTGAGGCAATTCTCAGATTAAAAGAAGAAAATGGAGTTGCAAGGTCCGTTGATGTTGCAAAGCGTCTTGGTGTTTCCAAGCCTAGTGTTAGCCGGGCGATGAGCATTTTGGGCGAAAACGGATATATTACAACTGGCCACATCGGTTCTCTTGAGCTGACTGAAAAAGGGCAGAAAAAAGCCGAGTCCGTTTATGCGCGCCATGTTCTTCTCACAGATTTCCTTGTAAAAATTACTGGCGTTGACAAAGCTCATGCGGAAGAAAATGCGTGCAGAATTGAGCATGATATTGATGAAGATATAAAAGACGGAATTCAAAAGTGGATGGAGCAAAATAAATAA
- the argH gene encoding argininosuccinate lyase, with protein MSDVNEKNHGTLTGDNHAALWSGRFTEGPDAAAVEFETSIRVDERMALDDIHGSIAHAQMLGEQKIISKSESSEIVKGLKSIEKDLISGELKIDYSAEDIHSFVEAVLTDRIGEPGKKLHTGRSRNDQIALDERLYLRRMIPCIQNEILTLIKTLSEIASKNKKSLLTGYTHMQHAQPGTLAQHLLAWASMLVRDWERLEDSLKRIEKSPLGSGALQGSTLPLDRELVAKKLGFSGVTENSLDTVSDRDYCIEFTSDFALLQSHLSRMCEEVVLWSTTEFSFVELSEKWSTGSSIMPQKKNPDFAELIRGRTGKVYGDLINLLTMVKGLPLAYDRDLQEDKEPLFDAFDTVEANLKVFTAMVSSAKWNLEKMASSCEGGFANATDLAEYLVRKGLPFRTAHGVSAKAVRMAIDAGLSKIEDLCLEEFKKCSPLIEDDVYEILSPESCVENRKTIGAPSSESTSVQIKALLAFCKKSLKK; from the coding sequence ATGTCAGACGTAAATGAAAAAAATCACGGCACATTGACTGGCGATAATCATGCTGCTCTTTGGAGCGGAAGATTTACAGAAGGTCCGGACGCCGCTGCGGTTGAGTTTGAGACTTCTATCCGTGTTGATGAAAGAATGGCTCTTGATGATATTCACGGTTCGATTGCCCATGCGCAAATGCTTGGCGAACAGAAAATAATTTCAAAATCAGAAAGCTCTGAAATTGTAAAAGGCTTAAAGTCGATTGAAAAAGATTTGATTTCCGGCGAACTGAAAATTGACTATAGTGCGGAAGATATTCATTCATTTGTTGAAGCCGTTCTTACAGACCGCATTGGTGAGCCTGGAAAAAAACTTCATACAGGGCGTAGCCGAAATGACCAGATTGCGTTGGACGAACGTCTTTATTTGCGTCGCATGATTCCCTGCATCCAGAATGAAATTTTAACTCTTATAAAAACACTTTCTGAAATCGCTTCAAAAAATAAAAAATCCTTGCTGACCGGCTATACTCATATGCAGCATGCCCAGCCGGGAACTTTGGCTCAGCATCTTTTGGCATGGGCTTCTATGCTGGTGCGCGACTGGGAGCGTCTTGAAGATTCTCTTAAGAGAATTGAAAAATCTCCTCTTGGCTCTGGAGCTTTGCAGGGAAGCACTTTGCCTCTTGACCGCGAGCTTGTTGCAAAAAAACTTGGATTTTCCGGAGTTACTGAAAATTCTTTGGACACAGTTTCTGACAGAGATTACTGCATAGAATTTACTTCGGATTTTGCGTTGCTTCAAAGCCACTTAAGCCGGATGTGCGAAGAAGTTGTTTTGTGGTCAACAACAGAATTTTCATTTGTTGAGCTAAGTGAAAAATGGTCAACCGGCTCTTCAATTATGCCGCAGAAAAAAAATCCAGACTTTGCTGAATTAATCCGCGGAAGAACAGGAAAAGTTTACGGAGATTTGATAAATCTTCTTACAATGGTAAAAGGCCTTCCGCTTGCCTATGACAGGGATTTACAGGAAGACAAAGAGCCTTTGTTTGATGCCTTTGACACTGTTGAAGCGAATTTAAAAGTTTTTACGGCAATGGTTTCTTCTGCAAAATGGAATCTTGAAAAAATGGCGTCAAGCTGTGAAGGCGGCTTTGCAAATGCCACGGATTTGGCAGAGTATCTTGTGCGCAAAGGGCTTCCGTTTAGAACTGCGCATGGAGTTTCTGCAAAAGCTGTCCGCATGGCAATTGATGCGGGGCTTTCAAAAATTGAAGATTTGTGCCTGGAGGAATTTAAAAAATGCTCTCCGCTGATTGAAGATGACGTTTATGAAATTCTTTCACCAGAATCCTGTGTGGAAAACAGAAAGACAATCGGCGCACCTTCTTCTGAATCAACTTCAGTTCAAATAAAAGCTTTGCTTGCGTTTTGTAAAAAAAGCTTAAAAAAATAA
- a CDS encoding amino acid ABC transporter substrate-binding protein — translation MKKIVAVICGLVVCLSMASAKKKSSGKFVLGLDDSFPPLGFRDKNNEIVGYDIDLAREVASRLGLELVCQPIDWSTKEMELNTGKIDCIWNGLTLTEERKRAMACSEPYLANAQVVVVRNNGEIKSLSDLKGKKIGVQAGSSAQEAIDGAPDFKKSLKEIVEFKENVTALNDLEFGNLDGVVMDLVVAGYSITQGKKPLVILDETLAPEEYGIAFSRKNKSLRDKVQKTLLEMQADGTVAKISTKWFGSDISTIGK, via the coding sequence ATGAAAAAAATTGTTGCAGTTATTTGCGGACTTGTGGTTTGCCTTTCAATGGCGAGCGCAAAAAAGAAATCATCTGGAAAATTTGTTCTTGGGCTTGATGATTCATTTCCGCCGCTTGGATTCCGCGATAAAAATAATGAAATTGTAGGCTATGACATTGACCTTGCGCGCGAAGTTGCTTCTCGCCTTGGACTTGAACTTGTTTGCCAGCCGATTGACTGGTCTACAAAAGAAATGGAGCTTAACACTGGAAAAATCGACTGCATTTGGAACGGACTTACTTTAACTGAAGAAAGAAAACGCGCAATGGCTTGCTCTGAGCCTTACCTTGCAAATGCGCAGGTTGTTGTTGTCCGCAATAATGGTGAAATAAAATCACTTTCGGATTTGAAAGGAAAAAAAATCGGAGTTCAGGCTGGTTCTTCTGCACAGGAAGCAATTGACGGTGCGCCGGATTTCAAAAAAAGCCTAAAGGAAATCGTTGAGTTCAAAGAAAATGTTACTGCTCTTAACGACCTTGAATTTGGAAATCTTGATGGAGTTGTAATGGATTTGGTTGTTGCAGGATATAGCATTACGCAGGGAAAAAAGCCGCTTGTTATTCTTGATGAAACTCTTGCTCCTGAAGAATACGGAATTGCATTCAGCAGAAAAAACAAGTCCCTTCGCGATAAAGTTCAAAAAACACTTTTGGAAATGCAGGCTGACGGAACTGTTGCGAAAATTTCAACAAAGTGGTTCGGCTCTGATATTTCCACAATCGGAAAATAA
- a CDS encoding amino acid ABC transporter permease, producing MIEFLSEYFLRIKIGKLLAVMLQSTCVSLEVFFLTLIFSVPLALFICFGRMSAVKIVAGITNLFLLIIRGTPLMLQLIFVYFAPQMIFGIGFDRFTAAIVAMVINYAAYFAEIYRGGIQSIPFGQYEAAKVLGFTKNQTFFRIIIPQVVKRIIPPMGNEVITLVKDTALVQVLGVAELFHVAQTQSGRLVSVMPLFIAGVFYFIMNWVVSKAFDFTEKKLGYYK from the coding sequence ATGATTGAATTTTTATCTGAATATTTTCTAAGAATCAAAATCGGAAAACTTCTTGCTGTAATGCTTCAAAGCACTTGCGTCAGTTTGGAAGTTTTTTTTCTTACTCTGATTTTTTCTGTTCCGCTTGCGCTTTTTATTTGCTTTGGAAGAATGTCGGCTGTAAAAATTGTGGCTGGAATTACAAATCTTTTTCTGCTGATAATCCGCGGAACCCCTCTGATGCTTCAGCTTATTTTTGTTTACTTTGCGCCCCAGATGATTTTTGGAATTGGCTTTGACAGATTTACGGCTGCGATTGTGGCGATGGTTATAAACTATGCGGCGTATTTTGCGGAAATTTACCGTGGAGGAATTCAATCCATTCCGTTTGGCCAGTATGAAGCTGCAAAGGTTTTGGGCTTTACAAAAAATCAGACTTTCTTTCGTATTATAATTCCGCAAGTTGTGAAACGTATAATTCCGCCGATGGGAAACGAAGTTATTACTCTTGTAAAAGATACTGCGCTTGTTCAGGTTCTGGGCGTGGCGGAACTTTTTCATGTTGCTCAGACTCAGAGCGGACGGCTTGTTAGCGTTATGCCTCTTTTTATTGCAGGCGTTTTTTATTTTATAATGAACTGGGTTGTTTCTAAAGCATTTGATTTCACGGAGAAAAAACTTGGCTACTACAAATAG